Proteins encoded together in one Hymenobacter monticola window:
- a CDS encoding glycosyltransferase family 39 protein has translation MLLLGPLLVRDYGMGWDERADRMVGYMSLRYVAQVLAPQVLAAGHFTNIHELATHGDADHGPVFQMLLAVLEIAFFRHDPRGAGWMRHLLTFGVFVAGAWAVYRLGRARFTSWRWGLVGAGLLVLSPRIFAEAFYNYKDIVFMSLFALAVLTLGRLLHRPTARGALGHALVCALATDVRTMGILLPGLTVAFGGLEMWARPARRAALTRALGWYLGALAPLVVLFWPFLWEAPVARFWECFGSFRRYRQTMNVFYLGELTSCQRLPWHYLPVWLLVTTPVTHTALALSGAWAVLRGLLARPTAWLRHTTNRQDLLFGAWLLGPLVVIVAIKSVVYDGWRHVYFIYPAFVLLAVRGLRAGVQAWQAAPAASGGRRLGWLAGGLLVLGGVHTLVRQVHDHPYQYGYFSFLPGSVAQRLFERDYWGVSGRDGLAWVLAHDPGATVAVSDTLSQQIALRNNSLLLPAAQRARLRFVPHAQARYFLGIYRWHPGPYEPPFGTPVHDIRVNGMTILTIFQRAAN, from the coding sequence CCAGGTGCTGGCTCCGCAGGTGCTGGCGGCCGGCCACTTCACCAACATTCACGAGCTGGCCACCCACGGCGACGCCGACCACGGCCCCGTATTCCAGATGCTGCTGGCGGTGCTGGAAATCGCCTTTTTTCGCCACGACCCGCGCGGCGCCGGCTGGATGCGGCATCTGCTCACCTTTGGCGTGTTTGTGGCCGGCGCGTGGGCCGTGTACCGGCTGGGCCGGGCGCGCTTCACCAGCTGGCGGTGGGGGCTGGTGGGCGCGGGGCTGCTGGTGCTCTCGCCCCGCATCTTCGCCGAGGCGTTTTACAACTACAAAGACATTGTGTTCATGAGCCTGTTTGCGCTGGCCGTGCTCACGCTCGGGCGGCTGCTGCACCGGCCCACCGCGCGCGGCGCGCTGGGGCACGCGCTGGTGTGCGCGCTGGCCACCGACGTGCGCACGATGGGCATTCTGCTGCCGGGCCTCACCGTGGCCTTCGGGGGGCTGGAAATGTGGGCGCGGCCGGCGCGGCGGGCGGCCCTCACGCGGGCGCTGGGGTGGTACCTGGGGGCACTGGCCCCGCTGGTGGTGCTGTTCTGGCCGTTTTTGTGGGAAGCGCCGGTGGCGCGGTTCTGGGAGTGCTTCGGCAGCTTCCGGCGCTACCGGCAGACCATGAACGTCTTTTACCTGGGCGAGTTGACCTCCTGCCAGCGGCTGCCGTGGCACTACCTGCCGGTGTGGCTGCTGGTGACCACGCCGGTAACCCACACGGCGCTGGCCCTAAGCGGCGCCTGGGCGGTGCTGCGTGGGCTGCTGGCCCGCCCCACGGCCTGGCTGCGCCACACCACCAACCGCCAGGACCTGCTGTTTGGGGCCTGGCTCTTGGGGCCATTGGTGGTAATAGTTGCCATTAAATCAGTCGTCTACGATGGCTGGCGGCACGTTTATTTCATCTACCCGGCCTTCGTGCTGCTGGCCGTGCGCGGGCTGCGGGCGGGCGTGCAGGCTTGGCAGGCTGCCCCTGCCGCCTCGGGAGGCCGGCGCCTGGGCTGGCTGGCCGGCGGGCTGCTGGTGTTGGGCGGCGTGCACACGCTTGTGCGCCAGGTGCACGACCACCCCTACCAATACGGCTACTTCAGCTTTCTGCCCGGGTCGGTGGCGCAGCGCTTGTTCGAGCGCGACTACTGGGGCGTCTCGGGCCGCGACGGCCTGGCCTGGGTGCTGGCCCACGACCCCGGCGCCACCGTGGCCGTCAGCGATACGCTGTCGCAGCAAATTGCCCTGCGCAATAACTCCTTGCTGCTGCCAGCCGCGCAACGCGCCCGCCTGCGCTTTGTGCCTCACGCGCAGGCCCGGTATTTTCTGGGCATCTACCGCTGGCATCCCGGGCCCTACGAGCCGCCGTTTGGCACGCCGGTGCACGACATCCGAGTCAATGGCATGACCATTCTGACCATTTTCCAGCGCGCAGCTAATTAA
- a CDS encoding aldehyde dehydrogenase family protein: protein MPETAAAPLESLASPATAIAANRYGAAFEALRQRTPALRQEGVAARRARLQKLSDWLHAHRAAIHEALLADFRKPAAETDLTEIWTSLVELKHTSRHLKKWMAPRPVGTSMALLGTRAWVQVEPKGVVLIISPWNYPFYLAVGPLISAIAAGNAVVIKPAEQTPATSALLQKLVQDLFQPDEVLLLQGDKEVATELLKLPWDHIFFTGSPEVGKIVMRAAAEHLCGLTLELGGKNPAVVDETADLRDAAEKIVWGKFLNNGQTCVAPDYLLVQESVQPALLQELTTAIQRAYNPGGAGIERSESLARIVNQHHFARLAGLLEDAQARGATVAAGGTVDALQNYIEPTLLTNVPAGARVLEEEIFGPLLPVLTFKALPETTAYINARLKPLAQYVFSTSTENRRYLLENVSAGGAGINETVLHFAHPELPTGGVGNSGLGKAHGHSGFLAFSNEKGVLRQRVGFTGIKAMYPPYTGKVQRLIGLLVKYL from the coding sequence ATGCCCGAAACTGCTGCTGCGCCCCTGGAAAGCCTTGCTTCGCCCGCCACGGCCATTGCCGCCAACCGCTACGGAGCCGCCTTCGAAGCCCTGCGCCAGCGCACGCCGGCCCTGCGCCAGGAAGGCGTGGCCGCCCGCCGGGCCCGCCTGCAAAAGCTCAGCGACTGGCTGCACGCGCACCGGGCCGCCATTCATGAGGCCCTCTTGGCTGACTTCCGCAAGCCCGCCGCCGAGACGGACCTCACCGAAATCTGGACCTCGCTGGTGGAGCTCAAGCACACCAGCCGCCACCTGAAAAAGTGGATGGCGCCGCGGCCGGTAGGCACCAGCATGGCCCTGCTGGGCACTCGCGCCTGGGTGCAGGTGGAGCCCAAGGGCGTGGTGCTCATCATCTCGCCCTGGAACTACCCGTTTTACCTGGCCGTGGGTCCGCTGATTTCGGCCATTGCGGCCGGCAACGCCGTGGTCATTAAGCCGGCCGAGCAGACGCCGGCCACCTCGGCGCTGCTGCAAAAGCTGGTGCAGGACCTGTTTCAGCCCGACGAGGTGCTGCTGCTGCAAGGCGACAAGGAGGTGGCCACCGAGCTGCTGAAGCTGCCCTGGGACCATATTTTCTTCACCGGCAGCCCCGAGGTGGGCAAGATTGTGATGCGCGCCGCCGCTGAACACCTCTGTGGCCTCACGCTGGAGCTGGGCGGCAAGAACCCCGCCGTGGTGGACGAAACCGCCGACCTGCGCGACGCCGCCGAGAAAATCGTGTGGGGCAAATTCCTCAACAACGGCCAGACCTGCGTGGCGCCCGACTACCTGCTGGTGCAGGAAAGCGTGCAGCCGGCCTTGCTGCAGGAGCTCACCACCGCCATCCAGCGGGCCTACAACCCCGGCGGCGCGGGCATCGAGCGCTCCGAATCGTTGGCCCGCATCGTGAACCAGCACCACTTTGCCCGCCTCGCCGGTCTGCTCGAAGACGCCCAGGCCCGCGGCGCCACCGTGGCTGCCGGCGGCACCGTCGACGCCCTGCAGAACTACATCGAGCCCACCCTGCTCACCAACGTGCCGGCCGGCGCCCGCGTGCTGGAAGAGGAGATTTTTGGCCCGCTGCTGCCCGTGCTGACTTTTAAAGCCCTGCCCGAAACCACAGCCTACATCAACGCCCGCCTCAAGCCGCTAGCGCAGTACGTGTTCAGCACCAGCACCGAAAACCGCCGCTACCTGCTCGAAAATGTGTCGGCTGGCGGCGCGGGTATCAACGAAACCGTGCTGCATTTTGCCCACCCCGAGCTGCCTACCGGCGGCGTGGGCAACTCAGGCCTCGGCAAGGCACACGGGCATTCGGGCTTCCTGGCTTTCAGCAACGAGAAGGGCGTGCTGCGGCAGCGCGTGGGCTTCACCGGCATCAAGGCCATGTACCCGCCCTACACTGGCAAGGTGCAGCGGCTGATTGGGTTGCTGGTGAAGTACTTGTAG
- a CDS encoding phosphatase PAP2 family protein has protein sequence MNSYYPRRALRLFVALSFSLGFATRSAAHAAPVPSDSTGFAADSIAAPPPPADTTKAQSAAAKAAPADSLVRIHPRGADGRISDYTVAPGVTWHYEKTKPFRWLFHIPRDLGQAPGYMFRKENKETFIGLATASVALWVADQAIIEWSQDFGKFVGLKAASTQKTLVYIPFRVGSANLPFEFNVPDNLNSTFYFLGDGWTHLTVASSFWVYGGIKKDNRALQTSSQLGEAILSTGLVIQTLKRLTGRQSPYVATKDRGEWHLFPSYSRYQSFVPNYDAFPTGHLATAMATVTVIADNYPEYRFIRPVGYSLMGLLGYSMLNNGVHWASDYPVGIAIGYAFAKIAVRNGRTRVEATPNGPAAHGTGLVPPRKPRPWYRQGQFSPYTYGPFTGASWSLRW, from the coding sequence GTGAATTCTTATTACCCTCGCCGCGCCCTGCGGCTGTTTGTTGCGCTGTCTTTCAGTTTGGGTTTTGCCACCCGCAGCGCTGCCCACGCTGCCCCGGTTCCCTCCGATTCTACCGGCTTCGCCGCCGATTCGATAGCTGCCCCTCCGCCCCCCGCCGACACCACCAAAGCCCAATCTGCCGCGGCCAAAGCCGCCCCTGCCGACTCGCTGGTGCGCATTCACCCGCGCGGCGCCGACGGCCGCATCAGCGACTACACCGTGGCGCCGGGCGTGACCTGGCACTACGAAAAAACCAAGCCGTTCCGCTGGCTTTTCCACATTCCGCGCGACCTGGGCCAGGCGCCGGGCTACATGTTCCGCAAGGAAAACAAGGAGACGTTCATTGGCCTGGCCACCGCTTCGGTGGCGCTGTGGGTGGCCGACCAAGCCATCATCGAGTGGAGCCAGGACTTCGGCAAGTTCGTGGGGCTGAAAGCCGCCAGCACCCAGAAAACGCTGGTGTACATCCCCTTCCGCGTGGGCTCGGCCAACCTGCCGTTCGAGTTCAACGTGCCCGACAACCTCAACAGCACGTTCTATTTTCTTGGCGACGGCTGGACGCACCTCACCGTGGCCAGCAGCTTCTGGGTATACGGCGGCATTAAGAAGGACAACCGCGCCCTGCAAACCTCCAGCCAGCTCGGCGAGGCCATTCTCAGCACCGGCCTGGTCATCCAAACGCTCAAGCGCCTCACCGGCCGCCAGAGCCCCTACGTGGCCACCAAAGACCGCGGCGAGTGGCACCTGTTCCCGTCCTACAGCCGCTACCAGAGCTTCGTGCCCAACTACGACGCCTTTCCCACCGGCCACCTGGCCACGGCCATGGCCACCGTCACGGTCATCGCCGACAACTACCCCGAATACCGCTTCATTCGCCCCGTGGGCTACTCGCTGATGGGCTTGCTGGGCTACTCCATGCTCAACAACGGCGTGCACTGGGCCTCCGACTATCCCGTGGGCATCGCCATCGGCTACGCCTTCGCCAAAATAGCCGTGCGCAACGGCCGCACCCGCGTGGAGGCCACCCCCAACGGGCCGGCCGCCCACGGCACCGGCCTGGTGCCGCCGCGCAAGCCGCGCCCCTGGTACCGGCAGGGCCAGTTCTCGCCCTACACCTACGGCCCCTTTACCGGGGCGTCGTGGTCGCTGCGCTGGTAG
- a CDS encoding carbohydrate-binding protein: MNTKLLGLLAAASLATAACQQDKKVETTTTTTPETTTAPATTTTTTTTVDTVALHDDARRMAARVAEDLKLSDPALTTRIERTYYNRGRRINELETQYTADTTGRYAAIRQANDDADAQIRTDLNNDGYYNTYSSNRANYGDGPYSITPVVVTTTTTTARRTGGSVGQGSGVKKLERENDGDSKTKYMNGAKVKRDDDGSVKIKRADGTKIKIDEDGNRTVKKGLFK, from the coding sequence ATGAATACGAAACTGCTCGGCCTGCTGGCCGCCGCCTCGCTGGCCACCGCCGCCTGCCAACAGGATAAAAAGGTGGAAACCACCACCACGACCACGCCCGAAACCACCACTGCGCCCGCCACAACCACCACGACCACCACCACCGTGGATACCGTGGCGCTGCACGACGACGCCCGCCGCATGGCCGCCCGCGTGGCTGAGGACCTCAAGCTGAGCGACCCGGCCCTGACCACCCGCATCGAGCGCACCTACTACAACCGCGGCCGCCGCATCAACGAGCTCGAAACGCAGTACACCGCCGACACCACCGGCCGCTACGCCGCCATTCGCCAGGCCAACGACGACGCCGATGCGCAAATCCGGACCGACCTCAACAACGATGGCTACTACAACACATACTCCTCGAACCGCGCCAACTACGGCGACGGCCCTTATTCGATAACCCCCGTGGTGGTAACGACCACGACCACAACTGCCCGCCGCACCGGCGGCAGCGTGGGCCAGGGCTCGGGCGTGAAGAAGCTGGAGCGCGAAAACGACGGCGACAGCAAAACCAAGTACATGAACGGCGCCAAGGTGAAGCGCGACGACGACGGCTCGGTGAAAATCAAACGCGCCGATGGCACGAAAATCAAGATTGACGAAGACGGCAACCGCACCGTGAAAAAAGGCCTGTTTAAATAA